The sequence GATCCCCGGCGCGCTCGACCCCGTCCTCGACCGCCTCGACGAGTCCCTCGACCGGGTGCCAGCCCTCGTCGAAGCGCGGAGCGAGCAGATCGAAGACTTCGCCACGAAGACGGTCCTCGGGTTCGTCGAGCGGCTCGACGTCTACTCGATGATCATCGAGAACGCACGCGGGTTCGACGAGGCGCAGCTCGAGAACCTGCTCAAGAAGACCTCGAACGAGCAGCTCAACTACATCAAGTACCTCGGTGGAATTCTGGGGGTCGTCGGCGGGTTCGTGATCTGGGAGCCAGTGCTGGCGCTCGCCGTGCTCGCGGCGCTCGGCCTCGGGCTGTGGGGGCTGGACGAGGCGCTCTACCGGATGCGCGCAGCCTGATCCGGGTGCAGTCGGTCGAGGCGCCACCGCAGCGGGTTGGCGACGATGTACCGGCGGGTGAGGCCCAGCTCGCGTTCGTCGCGGAGGACGCGTTCGTAGTAGTTCCGTTGCCACGCGAAACCAGGCGTTCCGCCCTGACGGATGAGGCGCGTCGCCCGCGCCTTGAACGCCCGGACGATTTTGCCCAACGGCACACCAGGCACCTGCATCAAAATCCAGCCATCGTCAACCGTAGGGGTTTGATTAATCAAACCCCTACGGTCGGGCGTCGCACCATCGTCGGGCGTCGCACCATCGTCGGGCGTCGCACCGTCGCCCGTGATCCCGATGACGGCATGAACGTGGTTCGGCATCACCACGAACGCGTCGAGGACGACGCAAGGAAAATGCTCGGGCAGCACCTCCCAGCATTCTCGCACGATCTCGCCTGCCGCGCTCAGTCGCACCGTCTCCCCCTCGACCTCGCCGAGCAGACACGCACGGTCGTGGGTGCAGACGGTGACGAAATAGGCTCCCGGCTGCGCGTAGTCGTACAGCGGCAGCCGGACGGAGCGGCGGCGGGTCGGAGTAGAGAGCATGACCGTGTAGACACGCCCCGTGGTCCGACGTAACCCGGAACCGCTACGCCTCGGCGGCTTGGCGGCGCGGGCGCGGCAGCTTGGCAGCGATTTTCTTGGGCAGCCGGGCGGGCTTGACGGCCTCGCGGACGGCGACCTGTACCTCCGGCTCGTCCTCGCGGAAGTTGAGCAGCACCTCCAGCACGCCGTCCATCTCGTGCTGCTGCATCAGGAGCGCCCGGAGCTTGCTGGCGTTGCGCAGGCCCTTGAAGTAGCCGCCGTACATCCGGCGCATCTCGAGGACGCCGGTGCGCTCGCCGAGCCACTCGCACTTGAGCTGGAGGTGCTCGGCGACGACCGCGACGCGCTCGTCCCACGTCGGCGGGTCGGGGACCTCGCCGGTGTCGAGGTAGGCGCGGGCGTCGCGGAAGACCCACGGGTTGCCGATCGCGCCGCGTCCGATCATCACGCCGTCGACCCCGGTCTCGTCGAACATCGCCTTGATGCGCTCCGGGTCGAAGGCGTCGCCGTTGCCGATGAAGGGGATGTCGCGGACGCCCTCCTCCTTGATCCGGCGCAGCCACGGCCAGCGCGCCTCGCCCTTGTACATCTGCGCCCGCGTCCGGGCGTGGACCGCGAGCGCGGCGATGCCGGTCGCCTCCAGCATCCGCGCCACCTCGACGATCTGGATCGAGTCGTCGTTCCAGCCGAGGCGGGTCTTGACGGTGACGGGCCGCGTCGCCTCCTCGACGACGGCGGCGGTGATGGCCTCCATCTTGGGGAGGTTGCGGAGGATGCCCGCCCCGCCGTCCTTGCAAACGACCTTCTTGACCGGGCACCCGAAGTTGATGTCGATCAGGTCCGGCCCGGCGGCGTCAACGATGCGCGTCGCCTCGCGGACCTGCTCGATCTCGCCGCCGAAGATCTGGATGCCGAGCGGACGCTCCTGCTCGTAGAAGTCGAGCTTGCGCACGCTGCCCTCGGCCCCGTAGCTGAGGCCGCCGGACGAGATAAACTCGGTGTAGAGCATGTCCGCGCCGTACCGCTTGCAGAGGATGCGGAACGGCGGGTCGCTCACGTCCTCCATCGGGGCGAGGAAGAGCGGGCGCTCGGGGAGTTGGACGGAGCCGATTGTCATGCGGGCCGGGCGTTGCGTCTGGCCTCGTCAACCCCGCCACCCCGGCGTCCTGTTCCTTGCCCGGCTGCAACCTCGCCCTCGGCACCTCCGTAGCCTCTGCCGTTCATCGACGCTTCACGCCATGCTCGCTCTCGCCCTGACCGGCCTCGTCACGACGGTTCTGCTGACCCTCCTCGCGGTGCTCAACGGCATCCTCGCTCTGCTCGCCACGATCTCGGTGTGGAAGGCCTACCTCGTCATCGGGACGAAGGTGCTGCTGACCGTCCTGATCTGCATCCCGGTCGTCGGCCTCGTGATCTACCTCGTCTGGGGCCAGCGCAAGGTGCGCGACGCCCGGTGACCTCGGTGCCAGTGCAGGCGAGGGTGAACGCCGTTCGCCCCTACGGTGCCCTCTTCTCTCGACGCTCTCTTCCTTCCGAACAATGCCGATGCTCCGCCGCTTCCCTGCTGCTCTGCCCGTCGCTGCCCTCGCGCTCCTCACCGTCGTCCTCTCCGGGTGCGGTCCCAACCTGATCGACCGCGTCACCGGGCCGGTCGGCAGCATCTGCGGCCTCGTCATCGTCATCCTCGACATCGTAGCGCTGCTGAACCTGTGGCAGAGCGGACGGTCGCAGGGCGACAAGATTCTGTGGACCCTGCTGATCGTGTTCTTCCCCGTCGGCGGGCTGATCCTGTACTACATCCTCGGCAAGTAGCGACGGCTACGCGCTCAGGGTGCGCCCGACCCAGAGGCCGAGCGCGGCGCAGGCCAGCCCGAGCACGACGCTCCCGGCAGCGTTGAGGGCGGCCCACCCCGGCCGGCCGCTCTCCCACAGCGCGAGCGTGTCGAGGCTGAAGGTCGAGAACGTGGTGAACGACCCGAGGAAGCCGACGACAAGCGCGAGGCGGTGCAGCTCGCCCTTGCCGACAAGCAGGGGCACGGCCAGGCCAATCAGGAAGGAGCCTGCGAGGTTGACGGTCCATGTCCCGATGGGCAGGCCGCTCTCGTTCATCCGGAGAGCGAGGACGCCCACACCGTAGCGGGCCAGTGCGCCGAGTGCTCCGCCCGCGGTCACTATGAGCGCAGGAGCTTGGAACATCTTCCTGATATAGCGCGGCTTTGATTGGATATAACAGAGACTTTACACAAACTACCGAGCGGCTAGGCTAGACTTTCCGCTCCTTTCCCCCAGTTTGCAGAACGGCACCTCTGCCATGAAGATCCTCTCCGTCCTGGCTCTCGCCGTGCTCGCCCTTGCGATGGGCGTCATAGGCCTGCTGGCAGCATCGCCGACCCCCCTGGAAGCTGAACCCCTTGACACGACGCTGGCCGAGCCGGTGATGCTTCGCCTCGCCGAGCCGGTGGCCGTCGTGGAACTGTTCACCTCGGAGGGCTGCTCCTCCTGCCCGAAGGCCGACCGCCTGCTCGTGGAACTCGCCGAGCGCGACGACCCGCGCCTCCTCCCGCTCGCCTTCCACGTCGACTACTGGAACCGCCTCGGCTGGACCGACCCGTTCAGCGACGCGGCCTACTCGCAGCGGCAGCGCGCCTACGCCCGCACGTTCCAGTCAGGCCGGGTCTACACGCCGCAGATGATCGTCAACGGGCGGCGCGAGTTTGTGGGGTCGCGCCGGCACGAGGCGCAGTCCGCCATCCGGCAGGCGCTCACGGAGTCGGCCCCGGCCGTGATCCGTCTGCTCGCGACGACAGCGGCCGACGCGGTGACCGTGACGTACAGCGTCGAGGACGCGCCCGAGGAGACAGTACTGAACCTCGCGCTCGTCCAGCGCCGCGCCGCGCAGTCCATCCCGCGCGGCGAGAACGCAGGCCGGACGCTGGAGCATGCCAACGTGGTCCGCGCCTTCGCGACGGTCGATGCCGAGGCGGGCACGCAGACGCTGCCGCTGCCGGCCGGACTGAACGCCGAGGAGGTCGCCGTGGTCGCCTACGTCCAGGACCCGGAGACGATGCAGATGTACGGGGCCGGCCAGGCGAGCGTGCGCGCCGCTGGGGCGGCGGGCTGACCCTACTCTGCCGCGATGGCTTCGGGCGGGTTCGCCGCGAGGTAAGCCGCGCCTCGGCCCTTTACGTTCTCGTCCCAGCGCTGCATCCACTCCGACTCGCGCTCACCGAGCACGTCCCAGTCGACGCCCATCGTGGGGATGTCCACCCGCATCCACTCGGGGAGATCGCTCACGTCGATGTCAGTGCGGACCGGGATGCGGTGGAACTGCTCGGCCTGGTCGATGAGCGCCTCGCTTGACGTGACGAACTCGTAGAAGTCGCGCGCGCGCTCCGGGTTGGGGCCGCCCTTGACGAGGGCGATGGCGTCGACCAGCACCGGCGTACCCTCGGCCGGCATCACCCACGAGAAGGGGTAGCCCAGGTCGCGGCTCTGGAGGTAGGCGTCGGGGAGGTTCCACAGCGTAACGTCGCCCTCGCCTCGGGCAATCGAGAGGTAGAGCTGCGTCGGGTTGGCGGCGTAGGTCTTCGTGTTCTCGTCGAGCCGGGCCAGCCAGCGGAAGCCGTCCTCGACCGAGGCCGCCCGCTGGATCATCGCTCCGAAGATGGTTCGCATCGTCCCCGAGCCAAGCGGGGCACGGATGATGACGCGGTCGCGGAAGCGCGGGTCGAGGAGGTCGTCCCACGCCGTCGGGGCCTCGGCCGAGTCCACGGCGTCGTGGTTGTACATGATGACCTCGGGCGTCTTGTACATCCCGTACCAGCGGTGCTCTCCGTCGTGCTCCCCGTCGGGCACGGCGTCGGCCCATGTCGGGGTGTAGGGGTCGAGGAGGTCTTGCTCGGCAGCCCGCGCGAACATCGTCTGCGGCGCGCCCCACCAGAGGCTCGCCTGCGGGTTCGTGGCCTCGGTGCGGACGCGGTCGAACGCCTCCTGGCTGCCCATGTCAAGCCACTGCACGTTCACGTCCGGGTTTGCCTGCTCGAAGGCGTCCTCGTAGGCTCCGAGCAGTTGCTTGCCGTGGGGGGAGTAGATGACGAGCGTTTCGCGCCCGTCGCCGCAGCCGGCGGCGAGGAGAGCGGCAAGCAGGGCGAGCAGCAGACGAGGCATGGCGGCATCGGGTAGGCGGAGCGTATTCCAAGATAGCCCGCCCGTGCTTCACCGGCCGAGCGCGGCCAGAAGCGCCTGCCGGGCGTACACCTCCACCTCCCCGAGACGGAGCAGCCTGGACAGCCAGCCAGGACGTGCCGCCGGTCCGGCACGCGCCACGGTCCGGTGCCCGACGCGCACGAGTACGTTCAGACCCGATGCCCGGACGGTGCCGGCCGCCGTGCGCAGCGTGGCGACGCGACCCGGACCGTCCGGCAGCGGCAGTGTTTTCAGCACGCGGAGTGCCCGCGGCACGCTCTGGAAGGTGGCAACGAGGAGGTCGCCCTCCGAGCGTAGTGAGACCGGCTCGCCGTCGACCGTGAGCGAGAGGTCTGCCTGGACGTCGAGCGATGACCCTGGGGGCAGCACAGCGCCTACCGGTTGGCGTCGTCGCGGGTGCGGACCTTGATGGTGCCGTTCATCTTCCAGTGGGCGTGCTGGTCGCTGCCGGTGCTGCTCGGGACGTAGAGGTCGAAGTTGTCGAACTCGTAGGTGATCTCGGCACCGCGCCCGGTGAGCTTGTCGTAGAGTCCGATGGCGAGTTCGGGCCAAGTCTGGGTATCGTCTTTGCGGTCAGTGGCTTCCATGAAGGGCCTCGTGTGAGGTGCGTGGATGAGAGAGTGGAGGGGTATGAATCACACGTCCTCTTGACAAGTTCCAACATACGGTGAAAACGGCAGAACCCAGCAGGCCCTTGTCCGGTTCAACACCGAGTCCTCTCTCCCACTCCGCCTCCTGAACCATGGCCCAGCACATCCTCCTGACCGGAGCGACCGGCTACATCGGCGGCCGCCTCGCGCCGCGCCTCCTCGACCGCGGCCACACCGTCCGCTGCCTCGTCCGCGACCCCGACCGCCTCACCGGTCTCGACTGGACCGACCGCGTCGAGATCGCCCAGGGCGACGTGCTGAGGCCGGAGACGCTGACCGCAGCGATGGAAGGCATCGACACGGCCTACTACCTGATCCACTCGATGGCGGCCGGCGAGGGCTTCGCCGAGCGTGACCGCCGCGCCGCCGAGAACTTCGGCCTGGCGGCGAAGGCCGCGGGCGTCAACCGCGTGATCTACCTCGGGGGGATCGAGCCGGCGGGATCCGACAGTTCGGTCCACCTCAGCAGCCGGATCGAGACCGGCGAGGTGCTCCGGCAGGCCGGGCCGCCGCTGACCGAGTTCCGCGCCGCCGTCATCGTCGGCTCCGGGAGCGCGTCGTTCGAGCTGATCCGCCACCTCACCGAGCGCGTGCCGGTGATGATCACGCCCAAGTGGGTGCTGACGCGGACGCAGCCCATCGCCATCCGCGACGTGCTCTGCTACCTGATGGACGCTCTCGAACTGCCCGAGACAGCAGGCCGCGTGATCGAGATCGGCGGGCCGGAGGTGCTGACCTACGAGCAGATGTTCCGCACCTACGCCGACGTGCGCGGCCTCGGGCGGCTCGTCGTCCACGTCCCGTTCCTGACCCCGAAGCTGTCGTCGCTCTGGGCGGGCCTCGTCACGCCGATCTCGCCGGCGATCGCGCGCCCGCTCATCGAAGGCCTCAAGAGCGAGGTCGTCGTCAAGAACCCTGAAGGCCAGGCGCTCTTCGACGTGGAGCCGATTCCTTACGAAGCGGCGGTCCGGCTCGCGCTCGAACGCTTCCGGCAAAACGAGGTCGAGACCTCGTGGTCGGGGTCGCTCTCGTCGAGCCTCGGCGGGAAGGAGGCAAACGAGTTGACGAGTGAGAAAGGCATGATCCGCGACCGGCGCGAACTGGTGGTCAACGCCTCGCCAGAGTCCGTCTTCGTCGTCGTCAAGGCCATCGGCGGTGAGACCGGCTGGCTCTACGGCAACCCGCTCTGGTGGATCCGGGGCGTGATGGACCAGTTCGTCGGCGGCCCCGGACTCCGGCGCGGCCGGCGCAACCGGTCCGACGTCCGCGTCGGCGAGGCGATCGATTTCTGGCGCGTCGAGGAGATCGAGGAGAACCGGCTGCTCCGGCTGCGCGCCGAGATGAAGCTGCCGGGCCGAGCCTGGCTCCAGTTCGAGATCGAGCCCGAGCCGAGTCCGAACGGCACGCCGACCTCGCGCATCGTGCAGACGGCGTTCTACGAGCCCAAAGGACTCCTGGGGCTGGCGTACTGGTACGCGATCCTGCCCGTCCACCCGTCGATCTTCAAGGGGATGATCCGCGAGCTCGGCCGCCGCGCCGAGAAGCGCGAAGCGGCGGCGAAGACCCTGGAGCCGGAGGCGGCGTAGCCTACGCTTCGCCCTCGACCGCGCCGAACGGCCCCGGCGGGTTCAGCCGCTCGATGGCCTCCACCTCGCGGAGCGCCTCGTCGAGCGCCATCTCTTCGAGCACCTCGGCGACGACCTCTTGGAGCCACTCGCGCTGCTCGTGGAGCGTCTCGGCAAGGGCTTCTTTCAGCACTTGCTTCAGGGCGTCGTCGTGCGTAGCGGAGCGGTCCATCGAAGCGGGGTTCAGGGGCGGTCGGGGGAGCAAGGTACGGAATCGGACCCGGAAAAACAGCGCAGTCCGCGTTGCCCCGTCCGGGCGGACAACGGACGCTGACCGCGAGACGGACCTCGCACCTGCAGGTTGCGCCAGGACCCCGCGATTTCTCTGGCAAGGCCGGTTCTCTGGCAAGGCCGGCCGCGGGCCCGCGGCCGCGACACAGCCTGCGCGAAGCCTGCAGCGTCAGGGGCAGCGTTCTCAAAACCTCCGAGCGGCAGGACGGAGGCGCTCTCGAGCGCGGCCTGCGCTACCAGAGCTGCCTCGAAGAGCTGAAGCAGCGCCTCGATATCCCGGCGCATCTCCGCCACCCGGTGCCTTGCAGGCGAAGTACTCGGGGCGGTCATCCTGGCCCCAAGCAACCCATCGAGCCGACCCTTGCAGCAGCCTCCAGGTCTCCCTGCTCTGTCGTCGCCGGAGGGCCGTTTACTCCCAGGTGGGGATCTCCGCGTCAGAGTCGGCCGCGCCGTCGCCCTGGGCGGGTGCGTTCGAGGGACCGGCCTCCGCACCAGCGAGCACGGGCACAGCGACGCCCTCGGTGTTCGGCTGTAGCCAGCGGACCGCGATGCGGTTGAGGTCTTCGTGAAGCGCGCGGTCGCGCTGGAGCGGGGCGAAGCGCGGCATCCACGGCGGCGTGGTCACGGGCGCACCCCCGGCCCGGCCGTGACGGCGGAGATGCCCCAGCTGCACGAGAGCCATCCCAGCCGCGGCGAGGATCGGGGCGAGACGCTCTGTCTGGGTGTAGGCTGTCCGCGCGGCGAGCGTACCCATCGAGACGACGTCCTGGTTGCCGCCATTGGTTGGGATGGACGCCACCGCGCTCATCTGCGCGTGGTGCCGTAGCTCAGCGACGAGGGCCGTAGCGGTAAGCTGCGCCCCGGCGAAACCACTCGTAGCCCCAGGCTCCCAGGCCAGCAGCAGCGGGGCCTCTCCTACGACGCCGCGCTTCGGGTCGAGGAGGAGGTCGACCTGGCGCTCCACGAGCACGCCGATCTGGGTGAGCGCCGCGTTGAGCGCGTCGGCGGCGAAGGCGATCTGCTGTCCCTGGAAGTTGCCGCCGTGGAGCACGGCCGGGCCGCCGGCGAAGACGACGGGGTTGTCCGAGACCCCGTTGAGTTCGACTTCGACGAGGCGTGCGGCATGCGCGACGTTGTCGCGGCAGGCCCCGAGAATCTGGGGCGCGCACCGGAGCGCGTAGACCTCCTGCAGCGGGCGCGTCTCGTCCTCGGCTTCGGCCGCGTCGCCCCACGCGATCTCGGTGCGGATGACTTCTGCGCTGCGGCACTGTCCCTCGTGGCCGCGGGCTCGGTGCAAGCGGTCGTCCAGGGCTGCGCGCCGGGCACCGAGCGCGCGGTACATCCAGCCGGTCAGCCGCTCCGCCATCTCGAGGAGGCGCTCGGCACGCGCCACCGCGAGGGCGAGGTAGGCCGTCATGAAGGCCGTCCCGTTGACAAGCCCGAGTGCCTCACGCCCCGAAAGGGAGACCGGGCGGAGGCCGGCCCGGAGGAGGGTGCGCCGGGCAGGCTCGCGGAGGCCGCGGTGCAGCGTGGTCCCTTCGCCGGTGAGCACGCGCACGACGTGCGCCAGCGGCGTAAGGTCGCCCGATGCCCCGACCGACCCCACCTCGGGTACGGCGGGCACGATGCCATGCTTCGTGAGCGCAATGAGCGCCTCCGCCAGCGACGGGTCCACGCCGGAGTAGCCCTGGGCGAGCACCTGCGCGCGCGCCAGGATAGTGGCCCGCACGATCGGCGCGGGCGCGTAGGTGCCGCTCCCGGCGGCGAGGTGAGCGATCAGTCCAGCACCGTGGTTGCCGTCCGAGGCAGCCGGGTAGCACACATGCGGCCCGAAGCCGGTCGTGATCCCGTAGATCGGATGTCCGTGCTCGCGGGCGGCTTCCAGCGCCTGGCACGAGGCACGCATCGACGCGCGGGCTTCATCCGAGAGACGCACGGTGAGGCGCTCGGTCAGCGCAGCGGCCTCGAGCGTGTCCGGCGTGAGGGTGTGCTCGGGACCGAGGTGAAGTAGGATGGAGGTCATGGGACGAGTAACGTGAGGCGGTTGACGCCGTCAGGCTGAGGTCAGTAGGTGGGCGATGGCCGCTCGGTCAGGGGTACCCTTGCTGTGCTGGACCCACGTCTCCGGGGCGACCACCTCGGCGCGGGTGAGACGGTCGCCGAGCGGCCCCAGGGCTGCGCGCAGCGTGGACGCCGCGGGCGGCACCGCCCCTGCCGGCATCAGGAGCGCGAGGGCGAGGTGCTCGCCGTCGAGGGTGCACAGGACCGCGTCGAGCAGGCCGGGCACGGTCGCGCGCAGCGTCGCCTCGGCCCGTCCCGCCTGCACGAAGCGACCGTTGGACAGCTTGAACGAGTCGCTGAGCCGTCCGGCGAAGGTGAAGGCGGTCGGGTCGTGGGCCGCGGGGCACGCCTGGTCCCCGGTAGCGACCCAACGGTCGGGGTCGAGCGCGCGGTAGTGCTGTGCCGTCCAGGTGCCCACATGTGCGTTGGGCCCCCTGAAGTGCACCTCGCCCCGCGAGGCGAGGCGGACGGTGCAGCCGAGCGGGTGCCCGAGGTAGCCGGGGACGAAGTGGCCCGGCTCGCCGAGCGCGATGCCGGGGCCCGCCTCGGTCTGGCCGTAGCCGACCCGCAGCGCAGAGCCTCGGAGCCCCTCGGCCACGTCGGGCGGGATCGGAGCGCCGCCGACGATCCCGCCGGCGAGGCCGTGCAGCCGTGCACGACCGCCTGCGCCGAGCAGCCGCCGGACGGTGAGAGGCACCGCCGAGAAGTGCGTCGGACTCCAGGTGTCGAAGGCGGCGAGCAGTGCCTCGGGGTCGCGCGGCGCCTGGACCCGGACAATCTCGGCTCCGGCCAGCAGCGCAGGTAGCAGTTCCAGCACGAGGCCGAAGGCGTGGTGCCATGGCAGTCCCGAGAGCACGCACGCGCTCTCCGAGAGTCCCAGGTGCGGCCGGTGGCTGCCGAGCACCGCGAACACGTTGGCGTCGCTGAGGGCAACCCAGCGCGGGGCTCCCTCCGTCCCCGAGGTCCGCAGCAGAAAGCAGACGTCCTCCGTCGGAGGCTCAGCGGCAGTGCGCGGCGGAGGCAGCGTCTGTACGGGACCCGCCACGCCGTCGGGCACCCACATGCCCACGCTAGCAGGCACGCCTGCGGCGGCGGACGCGACCACGGCAGCACGGGCGTCTAGCTCGCCGAGCACGCGCTCAGCGTTGGCGTCCGGGGCAACTGGGGCCAGCGTGATGCCTTCCCAGAGCGCCGCGACGAGCACTTGCACGAACGGTGCGCCCGGAGGCAGGGCCACCACAAGCCGGTCGCCGGGCCTGAGTCCAACCTTACGAAAAGTCTCGACCCAGTGGCGGGCCCCCACCCAGAGGGATGCGCCGGGTGTGGCGGCATCGTCCCATACGAGCAGCGGCTGGGGCCGTTCGCGGAGCCGATCGCGGAGCGCTTGCCTCCAGCGTGCCCGTCCCGAGCAGCCTTCAGGCTGCCCCGCCCCCGGCGGAGCGGCGGTCGTGCTAGGAGCAGCAGAGGCGTACGGAGGGGGCATTCGGAAGGGGACCGGAGGGAGGCCTCGGGAGAGCCTCAAGAGAGACAAACGACATGGACAGAGGCCGTGCGCGGCGTGCGCGTTCAGAGGGGCGTCACAGGGCTAGGCCCGCGTGCCATGCTAGGCTGTGTCTGGGAAATCCATTTCCGGCCTGCGCACGGCATCGGCCTCCGCTCGCCACGCCCAGCTGCATCCCCGTAGCGGGGCTGTGCCCGGTGAGGTCGCTGCGCTCCCTGATCCTGCGGATTCGCGCGCCTTGCGAGACGAAGCCATCTGCTCGTGCTCGGCTTCAGACTGATTATCCAGGCAGAGCTTAGCCGAGCAGGCGACGCCGCCTGCGCACGGGCGGAGCGCACATGCCCGTCGGCAGGTGGACCCAAGACAAGTCCGCTAGGGGCGGACCACCCGGGGGCCAGCACTGCCGCTCAGACCGGTGGCCCCGACTAGCGTTTCTTGATCAGCAGCCAGTTCTGACCTGCGCTGTCGCGGTACATCCGCGCCCGCACCAGCGTGGGGCGCATCTTGTAGGTGAACGTGTAGATGAACTGCACGTCCAGTTCGCCGCGCGCGACGCCCTGCTTGAAACGCCCGTGGAAGAGGCGGCTGTTGGAGCACGGTGCGACCTGGGTGAAGAAGTTGCGGCCGACGGCCTGCTCGGGCGCGACGTCGGCGAGCCGCGACTCGTAGGTGTTGTAGAAGGCGATCACGCCTTCGTCGTCCACCTTCACCACGCCAAAGTCGAGGGCGTCGAGTTCGGCACCGCTCAGCTGCTTGAGCTGCTCGAGGTCACCGGTGAAGGAGAGCGGGGCCTCCGCGGTAGCGGGGGCGGTTCCGTTGGAAGTGACGGTGGTCATAGGTTCTTAGCGTAGGTTGGGTACGAGGAAACGGGTATAGGGAGGGGCGGTGGCTATGACCGCTTGAGGAAAATCCAGGTGTCTGCGGCGTCGTCGGTGCGGCAGACCTGCACGACCAGGTTGATCGGCTGGTCGGCATCCGTGAGGGTATACGGGAAGGCAGCGTGGACGTGGCCTTCGCGCTGTCCCTGCTTGAAGCGGCCGTAGAAGATGCGGCTGTTCGCGCTGGGGAGCGCCTCGCGGAAGAAGTGGCGGCCTAGCGCCGCGTCAGGGTCGAGGTCGCCCAGTTCGGCTTCGTGCTCGTGCAGGAAGCAGATGCTGCCCTGGTTGTCAAGGCGGACGATGCCGTAGCGCAGCTTGCGCAGCTGCTCGTCGCTGAGCGTGGCGAGCTGGCCGATGAGGTCGGCCCCGACGAAGGGCTCCACGGTCGGCCCGGTGGGCACGGCCACCTCGGGCGGTCCGTCTTCCAGCGCCGGCCCCAGCAGGGCGTCGAAATCGGCCTGTGCGCTGGCGGCCTCGAGGCGGTTCTCGAGCTTGCGCACCCGCTGGATGATGTGGTGCGGGTCGGTCATGCCGAGCTCCTCGAGGAAGAGCGCGTCGCGGTGCTGCGCCTGCTCCTTGTCGGAGGTGAGACGCGCGATGCGGTCCTCCATGCGCTCGATCATGGCGATGAGCTCGTCGGGGTCGTTGGAGCCCACGGAGAGGAGCTGCTGCTTCTCGGCGTAGAGGGTGCGGAGCTGCGCCTGCAGGCTCGCGATGAGCGTGAGCGCCTCGTCCACGTCGGCGATGCCGGAGTCGGTCATGCGGCCCTTCTCGGACTGGAGCGCGCGGAGCTGGTGCTCCAGGTTGCGCGTGAGGTCCACGAGGCGCTGGGCGGAGAGCAGCTTCTCGCCCGTGGTCTCCAGGCTCTTGCGCTGGAGCTGGTCGAGGCGGCCCTCGAAGGCTTCCAGGTGGTCACGCATCGAGCCGGCCTGCTCGAGCTCCACGCGGAGGTTCTGGACTTCGGCGCGCATGTGGGAGAGCTGAGCGGCGTAGCGCTTCGAGCGCTCGATCTCGGCGTCGAGCATGCGGAAGCCGTTCTGCGCGGTCTCGGGGAGGTCATCGGCCTC comes from Bacteroidota bacterium and encodes:
- a CDS encoding AMP-binding protein; protein product: MPPPYASAAPSTTAAPPGAGQPEGCSGRARWRQALRDRLRERPQPLLVWDDAATPGASLWVGARHWVETFRKVGLRPGDRLVVALPPGAPFVQVLVAALWEGITLAPVAPDANAERVLGELDARAAVVASAAAGVPASVGMWVPDGVAGPVQTLPPPRTAAEPPTEDVCFLLRTSGTEGAPRWVALSDANVFAVLGSHRPHLGLSESACVLSGLPWHHAFGLVLELLPALLAGAEIVRVQAPRDPEALLAAFDTWSPTHFSAVPLTVRRLLGAGGRARLHGLAGGIVGGAPIPPDVAEGLRGSALRVGYGQTEAGPGIALGEPGHFVPGYLGHPLGCTVRLASRGEVHFRGPNAHVGTWTAQHYRALDPDRWVATGDQACPAAHDPTAFTFAGRLSDSFKLSNGRFVQAGRAEATLRATVPGLLDAVLCTLDGEHLALALLMPAGAVPPAASTLRAALGPLGDRLTRAEVVAPETWVQHSKGTPDRAAIAHLLTSA
- a CDS encoding PAS domain-containing protein → MTTVTSNGTAPATAEAPLSFTGDLEQLKQLSGAELDALDFGVVKVDDEGVIAFYNTYESRLADVAPEQAVGRNFFTQVAPCSNSRLFHGRFKQGVARGELDVQFIYTFTYKMRPTLVRARMYRDSAGQNWLLIKKR